CTGAAAGGAGGTAAAAGCTATGAAGGTGAAGCTAACAGAGAGAGACGCTTTGATAGTAGTAGATATGCAAAATGACTTTATGCCGTGGGGAGCTTTGCCTGTACCGGACGCTGACAAGATAGTACCTAAGCTCAATGCCTACATAGATACCTTCTCTTCAATGGGTCTTCCAGTTTATTTTACAAGAGACTGGCATCCGGTTGATCACATATCTTTTAAAGACAACGGCGGTATATGGCCACCTCACTGCGTACAGGACACAGAAGGAGCTAAGTTCCACAAGGACCTGATCATACCTAAGGATAACAAGTTTATAATTTCCAAAGGAACGAGTAAGGATTTTGACGCTTATTCTGGATTTCAAGGTACCTTGCTGGAAAGTCTTTTAAGGGAGAGGAACGTAAAAAGAGTTTTTGTAGGGGGTGTGGCAACAGATTACTGCGTAAAGAATACGGTGATAGGAGCAATCAATTTAGGCTATCAGACTTTTCTTCTCATTGACGCTATCAAAGGTGTAGATGTAAACGCAGGCGACACGGACAGAGCTATTGGTCAAATGATGAAGGCAGGCACTGTCGTGCTTTCCTTTGAAGACTTGACAGCATAAGACAGTTCAATATATTAAAAAATATACGCTGTCCCAATACCGCCCGCTGGGGAAGGGACAGCATAAAAAGGCGGTATATAAATACCCCAGCCCGAACGCCGGCCGGTGTTTGGAAAGCGAGGTGAGGGTCATGAGAAGAGGTTTAATGCTGTGGAGTCCCTTTGCCGAGCTTGAAAGAATAAGAAGGGAGTTTGACAGACTCCTTGAGGAGCTGTGGCCTGGAGAGGAAGTGGAAAGAGCTTTTGCACCGGCTGTTGAAATGTATGAAACGGATAATGAGATTGTTGTCAAAGCTGAACTGCCCGGTGTAAAAAAGGAGAATATTGAGGTCAGTATAAAAGATAACGTGTTACAGATTAAAGGAGAAAAAAAAGAAGAACGCGAAGAGAAAACTGAAGCCCTTCACAGAGTTGAGAGAGTTTACGGAAAGTTTGAGAGAGTGTTAACCCTACCTGCTGAGGTAAAGGCGGAACAAGTAAAAGCTGAGTTCAAAGATGGTGTTTTGGAAATAAGGCTTCCAAAGGCTGAGGTTTCAAAGGAAAGAAAGATAGAAATTAAGTAATATCAAAAGTGGGGCGCCTTTGTATCAGCGCCCCTAAGCCTTTTAACTTCTCATCAAGCTTTTCGTATCCCCTGTCTAAGTGATATATCTCTCTTACGATGGTTCTACCTTCGGCAACTAAACCTGCAAGTACAAGGCTTGCCGAAGCTCTCAGATCCGTTGAGAAAACCTCTGCACCGGTAAGCTTCTTAACTCCTCTTATAAAGGCTGTTCTACCCTTTACGTGTATGTCAGCACCCATCCTCTGAAGCTCAGCCACATGCTGAAATCTATTTTCAAAAATATTCTCCGTTATCTCTGAAGAACCTCGGGCTATACAGCACATAGACATAAACTGAGCCTGCATATCGGTAGGAAAGCCAGGATACTCCGATGTAGAAATGGAAATGGGTCTTATGCCATCCCCTTCTGATCTAACTCTCAATTTATCTGGTGCAAGGATCTCAACGCAAGCTCCAGCTTCCCTGATCTTCTCTATTACGCTACCTAAATGTTCAACGCGCACATTTTCAAGTTCTATATCTCCCCCTGTCATGAAACCTGCTACTAAAAAAGTACCTGCCTCTATCCTATCAGGTATCACTTTATGATCAAAACCCTTGAGTTCAGCATTACCTTTAATTATGGCTGTTCTTCCTTCTATTTCTATGCTTACACCCATACTTTTCAAAACTTCTACGAGGTCTATAACCTCAGGCTCTACGGCTATGTTTCTGAGAATACTTCTCTTTTCACACCTGCTAAGAAACATAAGTGCATTTTCTGTTCCCGTAACTGTAACAACCTCAAAGGTGTACTCGACAGGCTTTATCCTCTCCACCTCAAGGTGTATATAACCGTGTTCCACTCTAACAAAAGTTCCACCTTTCTCAAAGACTTTAATGTGCTGGTCTATAGCTCTTACACCTATGGAGCATCCACCAGGCATGGCAACCACAGCTCTACCAAACCTTGCCAAAAGTGGACCCATTGCGAGTACTGAAGCCCTCATCCTTCTCACTATGTTATCAGGTGCAACGAAACTATTCACTTTTGAAGGATCTATCCTAACACACCCTCCGTCATAACTTACATCAACACCTAACACTTGCAAGAGTTCAATGGTACTTTCTACATCAAGAAGATGAGGAACTTCGTGTATTTCACACACCTGATCCGTTAACAAGCTACTCATCATCACAGGCAGGGATGCATTTTTAGAACCTGATATGCGCACACTACCTTTTAATCTTTGCCCACCCTCTATAAAAAGGCATTCAGAAGTATATAATGTGGTGTTTCTCATCTTTCTTTATTACAATCTTGACTATGTTTCCCCTCTTTGAATAGTAGAGGATAACACCATCATCTTCTTCGTTGTAATATGGCTCTTCACTTGAATATAAAACCACTATGCGGTCTTCGTACTCCAAAACCTCTGGATACTTCATATCTTAACCACAACACAGGTTAGAGCTTCTCTAACCCCTTCCAAAGAGTGTATCTTATTTATTACGAGCTTGCCAAGTTCATCCTGATTACGAAGTTCTGCAAAGACTATTATGTCGTACGGACCTGTAACCACATCCGCTGTCTTTACACCTTCAAAAGTGGAAAGTGCGAGCATTATTGAGGGTATCTCTCTTGGGTCAGCTTTTATAAGTATGTAAGCCTTTATGGAATACTCGGATTCAAGTTCCATCAGCTCTGTTATAGACATAGGGTAGCCCTCTGAACGCGTCTCCATTATCTACCTCCTGGACGAATATTTTAAACAATTTTTCCGCTAAGGGGGGTTGCTTTCTTATCTCTTCTATAACTGAGTGGATGAGCTTCCTTACCGCAGGTTCTCTGGCTTCCACAGCACTCCATTTTTCTTTTATTTTTATGATGTAGTTTTCTACTTGGAGTAGTTCAAGCCATTTTGTGAACTTTTCTACTTCATCCCATACTATGATCTCACCTTTCTCTTTTTCTTTTAACCGCTCAGACAGATTCTTCTCTGCTATGCTTCTTAGGTCATCGATGTTGTATAGGAAGACCTCGTCAAGGTCATTGATGGAAGGATCTGCATTTCTCGGTACGGATATATCTATAATGAACATGGGCTTGTAGTTCCTTACCTTTATAGCTCTTTTAACTGTATCTTTTTTCAAAACCGCTTCCTTTGAACTTGTAGATAGGATCACTATATCAAACTCGTGAAGGTACTCATCAAGGCTCTCAAACCTTAAGGCATGCCCTTCAAGTTTCTGAGCCAGGTCCACAGCCCTTTCATAAGTTCTGTTTGTTATAAAGAGACTTGCTTGTAGCTTTTTTAAATACCTTGCGGAAAGTTCACCCATTTCACCAGTACCTACAAGAAGCACTTTTGCCTTTCTTAGATCACCAAATATCTTCTTTGCCAGCTCAACAGCTACG
This portion of the Hydrogenobacter sp. genome encodes:
- a CDS encoding Lrp/AsnC ligand binding domain-containing protein gives rise to the protein METRSEGYPMSITELMELESEYSIKAYILIKADPREIPSIMLALSTFEGVKTADVVTGPYDIIVFAELRNQDELGKLVINKIHSLEGVREALTCVVVKI
- a CDS encoding Hsp20/alpha crystallin family protein — protein: MRRGLMLWSPFAELERIRREFDRLLEELWPGEEVERAFAPAVEMYETDNEIVVKAELPGVKKENIEVSIKDNVLQIKGEKKEEREEKTEALHRVERVYGKFERVLTLPAEVKAEQVKAEFKDGVLEIRLPKAEVSKERKIEIK
- a CDS encoding nicotinamidase; the protein is MKVKLTERDALIVVDMQNDFMPWGALPVPDADKIVPKLNAYIDTFSSMGLPVYFTRDWHPVDHISFKDNGGIWPPHCVQDTEGAKFHKDLIIPKDNKFIISKGTSKDFDAYSGFQGTLLESLLRERNVKRVFVGGVATDYCVKNTVIGAINLGYQTFLLIDAIKGVDVNAGDTDRAIGQMMKAGTVVLSFEDLTA
- the hemA gene encoding glutamyl-tRNA reductase translates to MDRIFVWGLNFKTAPIEYRERLACSKDEIPYLLTALKTLRGVEELVILSTCNRVEIYVVAEDSWVIKDMAENLLELKGVNQNVKRYAFFLQGREAVFHIFKVASSLDSMVIGETQITSQFKEAFRTAKEAGTVGKILNRLYEKSLRTAKRVRTQTGISRNAVSVSYVAVELAKKIFGDLRKAKVLLVGTGEMGELSARYLKKLQASLFITNRTYERAVDLAQKLEGHALRFESLDEYLHEFDIVILSTSSKEAVLKKDTVKRAIKVRNYKPMFIIDISVPRNADPSINDLDEVFLYNIDDLRSIAEKNLSERLKEKEKGEIIVWDEVEKFTKWLELLQVENYIIKIKEKWSAVEAREPAVRKLIHSVIEEIRKQPPLAEKLFKIFVQEVDNGDAFRGLPYVYNRADGT
- the murA gene encoding UDP-N-acetylglucosamine 1-carboxyvinyltransferase, with amino-acid sequence MRNTTLYTSECLFIEGGQRLKGSVRISGSKNASLPVMMSSLLTDQVCEIHEVPHLLDVESTIELLQVLGVDVSYDGGCVRIDPSKVNSFVAPDNIVRRMRASVLAMGPLLARFGRAVVAMPGGCSIGVRAIDQHIKVFEKGGTFVRVEHGYIHLEVERIKPVEYTFEVVTVTGTENALMFLSRCEKRSILRNIAVEPEVIDLVEVLKSMGVSIEIEGRTAIIKGNAELKGFDHKVIPDRIEAGTFLVAGFMTGGDIELENVRVEHLGSVIEKIREAGACVEILAPDKLRVRSEGDGIRPISISTSEYPGFPTDMQAQFMSMCCIARGSSEITENIFENRFQHVAELQRMGADIHVKGRTAFIRGVKKLTGAEVFSTDLRASASLVLAGLVAEGRTIVREIYHLDRGYEKLDEKLKGLGALIQRRPTFDIT